In Erigeron canadensis isolate Cc75 chromosome 1, C_canadensis_v1, whole genome shotgun sequence, a single window of DNA contains:
- the LOC122591485 gene encoding wall-associated receptor kinase 2-like gives MHLPIVLVVLIIMMASLGKASAHELPQYCETSCGNVSITFPFGSGPGCYYSDEFRVTCNRSHSDGPTLLLRASNIVITNLSISTGEIEVTSYVAHDCYDSNGLRDENTSNDPSFTLMYFQVSTKNRFVAIGCNADANILGSRGDESYGTGCISVCDNTSSITNGSCSGIGCCEVKIPEGIGAFNLSVSNFFNHTSDVLDFNPCSHAFVVNQEYNYFNFSSTNLQNFQSIKEMPMLLDWAIGNETCEIASQDTKNFLCKGNSECIEEYAGPGYRCRCKQGYAGNPYLKDNCTNINECQLEGIDVCLHKCEDTIGNYTCSCPRGYSGDGRKYGSGCTVKQSFVIMISICTSVAGLFLLLLFTWIYLGLKRHKNLILREKFFKQNGGIMLQQRISGVGGSQIQAKLYTVEELEKATNNYDQSRIIGKGGYGTVFKGILPDDKIVAIKQSRIADQTQTQTQVDQFINEVLILSQINHRNVVKLIGCCLETEVPSLVYEFIPNGTLFDHIHNECKSKAITWDIRLRIATETAGALSYLHFAASVPIIHRDVKPMNILIDSCYAAKVADFGASKLIPMDQNELATMVQGTLGYLDPEYFHTGQLTEKSDVYSFGVVLVELLTGKKIVDFSKPEKERHLTKSFIASLENGILLEVLDENLQLKEVPHDIVLVSRLAQRCLHVKGDERPTMKEVALELEGISALMIDRHPWVKSTSNEEATEYLLNGPSEDSEDTDDADTSPNAFFSIICMPKITPMTGRRYR, from the exons ATGCATTTACCAATAGTGCTAGTAGTACTAATAATAATGATGGCATCTTTAGGGAAAGCAAGTGCTCATGAGTTGCCACAATATTGTGAAACGTCGTGTGGTAATGTGAGTATAACATTTCCTTTTGGTTCAGGTCCAGGATGCTACTACAGTGACGAGTTTCGTGTTACTTGCAACAGGTCCCATAGTGATGGGCCTACGCTTCTCTTACGAGCCAGCAATATCGTTATTACAAATTTGTCAATAAGCACGGGCGAGATTGAAGTTACTTCGTATGTTGCTCATGATTGTTACGATAGCAATGGGTTAAGAGACGAGAACACATCCAATGATCCGTCTTTCACGTTGATGTATTTCCAAGTATCAACCAAGAACAGGTTTGTCGCCATTGGGTGTAACGCCGACGCAAACATACTAGGATCAAGGGGGGATGAATCTTATGGTACTGGATGCATTTCtgtttgtgacaacaccagcaGTATCACAAATGGATCATGCTCCGGGATTGGGTGTTGCGAAGTGAAAATCCCAGAAGGAATTGGCGCTTTTAACTTGTCCGTAAGTAACTTTTTTAATCATACATCTGATGTACTTGACTTCAACCCTTGTAGCCATGCTTTTGTTGTTAACCAAGAGTACAACTATTTCAACTTTTCCTCCACCAATCTGCAAAATTTTCAAAGTATAAAGGAGATGCCGATGTTACTTGACTGGGCAATCGGGAATGAAACTTGTGAAATAGCAAGTCAGGATACAAAAAACTTCTTATGTAAAGGAAACAGTGAATGTATTGAAGAATATGCTGGTCCTGGATATCGTTGTCGTTGCAAGCAGGGTTATGCTGGCAACCCTTATCTTAAAGATAACTGCACAA ATATTAATGAGTGTCAGCTGGAAGGAATTGATGTTTGTCTACATAAATGCGAGGATACTATAGGAAATTATACGTGTTCTTGTCCAAGAGGATACTCTGGAGATGGCAGGAAATATGGATCTGGTTGCACCGTCAAACAATCATTCGTTATAATGATCTCCATAT GTACCTCAGTCGCTGGCTTGTTTCTCCTTTTACTCTTTACCTGGATATACTTGGGACTCAAAAGGCATAAGAATTTGATTCTTAGAGAGAAGTTCTTTAAGCAAAATGGTGGAATAATGTTGCAGCAAAGAATATCAGGGGTTGGGGGTTCTCAAATTCAAGCTAAGCTGTACACAGTAGAGGAGCTCGAGAAGGCAACCAACAACTATGATCAGAGCAGGATTATTGGAAAGGGTGGCTATGGCACAGTATTTAAAGGAATTCTACCTGATGACAAAATAGTAGCCATAAAACAGTCCAGGATAGCAGATCAAACCCAAACTCAAACCCAAGTCGATCAATTTATCAATGAAGTTCTTATCCTTTCTCAAATCAATCACAGAAATGTGGTGAAACTTATTGGCTGCTGCCTGGAAACAGAAGTTCCTTCATTAGTTTACGAATTTATTCCAAATGGCACCCTCTTTGATCACATCCACAATGAATGCAAGTCAAAGGCTATTACTTGGGACATCCGATTGAGAATAGCAACGGAGACGGCTGGAGCACTTTCATATTTACACTTTGCAGCTTCTGTCCCAATCATTCATCGAGATGTCAAGCCAATGAATATACTTATTGATAGTTGTTATGCAGCAAAAGTAGCTGATTTTGGAGCATCAAAGCTAATTCCTATGGATCAGAATGAATTGGCGACAATGGTGCAAGGAACACTGGGTTACTTGGATCCGGAGTACTTTCATACAGGCCAACTGACCGAAAAGAGCGATGTTTATAGTTTTGGAGTAGTACTGGTGGAACTTTTAACCGGAAAGAAGATTGTTGACTTCAGTAAGCCAGAGAAAGAAAGGCATTTAACCAAATCTTTTATAGCTTCTTTAGAAAATGGCATTCTATTAGAGGTTCTTGATGAAAACTTGCAACTAAAGGAAGTTCCACATGATATCGTCCTAGTTTCAAGACTTGCACAAAGATGTTTACATGTTAAAGGAGACGAAAGGCCTACCATGAAGGAAGTGGCATTAGAGTTAGAAGGAATATCGGCATTAATGATTGACAGGCATCCATGGGTGAAAAGTACTTCAAATGAAGAAGCAACTGAGTATTTGCTTAACGGACCAAGTGAAGACTCTGAAGACACTGACGACGCCGATACAAGCCCAAATGCTTTTTTTAGCATAATCTGCATGCCTAAGATAACACCAATGACTGGCCGGAGGTATAGGTAG